Proteins encoded within one genomic window of Mycolicibacterium aubagnense:
- a CDS encoding NADP-dependent oxidoreductase, with amino-acid sequence MKAFVLTRYGKKNTVSAVDRAVPDLRDDDVLVQIHATSINPLDLKIRNGELKPLLPYKLPLVLGNDLAGIVVKTGPRVRRFAPGDAVYAKPGQDRIGTFAEYLAVNENDVARKPESIDMNEAAALPLVSLTAWQALVDKAQLRPGQKVLIHAGSGGLGTIAIQLAKHLGATVATTTSTKNVEWVKELGADIVIDYKTKDFAAELRDYDVVLDTQGGQTLDKSFQVVKPGGQVISVAGPPDPTFAREFGANWLLVQAMRALSFSVRRKAKRRSVHYSFLFMTANGDQLRELAALVDAGAIHPIIDRVYPFDSTLEALAYVENGRATGKVVVTVRDDDDHP; translated from the coding sequence ATGAAAGCGTTCGTCCTCACCCGCTACGGCAAGAAAAACACGGTCAGCGCCGTCGATCGTGCCGTCCCCGACCTGCGCGACGACGACGTGCTCGTGCAGATACACGCCACCAGCATCAACCCGCTGGACCTGAAGATCAGGAACGGCGAGCTCAAACCGCTTCTGCCCTACAAACTTCCGCTTGTCCTCGGGAACGATCTCGCGGGCATCGTCGTAAAGACCGGCCCACGGGTGCGGCGATTTGCCCCTGGCGACGCGGTTTACGCCAAACCCGGTCAGGACCGCATCGGCACCTTCGCCGAATACCTGGCCGTCAACGAGAACGATGTCGCGAGAAAACCGGAGAGCATCGACATGAACGAAGCCGCGGCGCTGCCACTGGTCAGTCTGACCGCTTGGCAGGCGCTGGTCGACAAGGCGCAATTGCGACCAGGACAGAAAGTGCTCATCCACGCCGGCTCCGGCGGCCTGGGCACCATCGCCATCCAACTGGCCAAACACTTGGGGGCCACCGTAGCGACCACCACCAGCACCAAGAACGTCGAATGGGTGAAGGAACTGGGCGCCGACATTGTGATCGACTACAAGACAAAGGATTTCGCCGCCGAGCTGCGCGACTACGACGTCGTTCTGGACACCCAGGGCGGCCAGACCCTGGACAAGTCATTCCAGGTCGTCAAACCCGGCGGACAGGTCATCTCGGTCGCCGGACCGCCCGACCCCACCTTTGCCCGCGAATTCGGGGCGAACTGGCTGCTGGTTCAAGCGATGCGGGCGCTGAGCTTCTCGGTGCGGCGCAAGGCCAAACGACGCTCGGTGCATTACTCGTTCCTGTTCATGACCGCAAACGGGGATCAGTTGCGAGAACTGGCTGCCCTCGTCGATGCGGGCGCCATCCACCCCATCATCGATCGGGTGTATCCGTTCGACTCCACGCTCGAGGCGTTGGCCTATGTCGAAAACGGCCGTGCCACAGGAAAAGTCGTCGTGACGGTGAGGGACGACGATGACCACCCGTGA
- a CDS encoding alpha/beta fold hydrolase, translating into MSSISETITSYAKAPSRTVTADGTTYAYRELGPKGGIPVIFFVHLAATLDNWDPRIIDPIAKTRHVIAFDNKGVGASSGSVPGTIEEAADDAYTFITALGFKKVDVFSFSMGGMIAQDLALKHPGLVRRLVLTGTGPRGGKDIDKVAALTYWDTLRAALTRSDPKEFLFFNRDAVGKRAGKQFVNRLKERTTDRDKNITISAFQTQLKAIKAYGRSRPSDLSKITQPTLIANGDHDRMVPSVLSEDLHRRIAGSKLIIYPNAGHGGIFQYHEQFAPIAAAFLAGGGQ; encoded by the coding sequence ATGAGCAGTATCAGTGAAACCATCACGTCCTACGCCAAGGCGCCGTCGCGCACTGTGACCGCCGACGGCACCACCTATGCGTACCGCGAGCTCGGTCCCAAAGGCGGCATCCCGGTGATCTTCTTCGTGCACCTGGCCGCGACGTTGGACAATTGGGATCCACGAATCATCGACCCGATTGCCAAGACCCGCCACGTGATCGCCTTCGACAACAAGGGCGTGGGGGCGTCCAGCGGCTCGGTGCCGGGCACCATCGAAGAAGCTGCCGACGATGCGTACACCTTCATCACGGCATTGGGGTTCAAAAAGGTTGATGTCTTCTCGTTCTCGATGGGTGGCATGATCGCCCAGGATTTGGCGCTCAAGCATCCCGGACTGGTGCGCAGGCTCGTGTTGACCGGGACGGGGCCGCGCGGCGGCAAGGACATCGACAAGGTGGCGGCCCTGACCTACTGGGACACGTTGCGGGCCGCACTGACTCGTTCCGATCCCAAGGAGTTCTTGTTCTTCAACCGGGATGCCGTGGGTAAGCGGGCCGGCAAGCAGTTCGTCAACCGGCTCAAGGAACGCACCACCGACCGCGACAAGAACATCACGATCAGCGCCTTCCAGACCCAGCTCAAAGCGATCAAGGCGTATGGCCGTTCCAGGCCGTCGGACCTGTCAAAGATCACCCAGCCAACGTTGATCGCCAACGGCGACCACGACCGAATGGTGCCCTCGGTGCTATCCGAGGACCTGCATCGGCGCATCGCGGGATCGAAACTCATCATCTATCCCAACGCCGGGCACGGTGGCATCTTTCAGTACCACGAGCAGTTCGCGCCGATTGCCGCGGCGTTCCTCGCCGGCGGCGGCCAGTAG
- a CDS encoding SRPBCC family protein — MYDLSPASGTESQSVQIDSPAEAVWDLLTTIADIGGWYDDWDTVELDESDQRCLGPGVGFRLVRDRRGRIETARCVVAVFDPPHRLGWIEDGPLGRTVFVDFHLEADPTGGTVLTLGKSF; from the coding sequence GTGTACGACTTGTCTCCGGCCAGTGGTACTGAGTCGCAATCTGTTCAGATCGATTCGCCCGCCGAAGCGGTGTGGGATCTGCTGACCACGATCGCCGACATCGGCGGTTGGTACGACGACTGGGACACCGTGGAACTCGACGAGTCGGACCAGCGATGCCTCGGTCCCGGGGTCGGGTTCCGCCTCGTCCGAGATCGTCGCGGTCGCATCGAGACTGCCCGGTGCGTGGTTGCCGTGTTCGATCCGCCTCACCGTCTTGGCTGGATCGAAGACGGTCCGCTTGGGCGAACGGTGTTCGTCGACTTTCATCTCGAAGCGGACCCGACCGGTGGAACTGTGCTGACGCTCGGCAAGAGCTTCTGA
- a CDS encoding class I adenylate-forming enzyme family protein has product MKLSTLTDRRAEHDPHGPAVSDARHTLTNAQLHDCVIAAANQLRDKGIGAGDVVAVQLRNRVEFVVLLFAAWRLGAAITPVNPSLTDDEVNRQLIDSATRLLVTDDDITTNTEVPTLAVAELATATVGADQTPHEDVSALALLIYTSGTTGTPKGVMLDHANLDAMAQMGREALFIGPTDRCLLILPLFHVNGIVVSVLTPLMAGASVIIADRFAPHAFFAVIERERPTYFSAVPTIYTMLAALPDNVIPDTSSVRFAICGAAPAPAELLSRFESRCGFPLIEGYGLSEGTCASTINPIDGPRRAGTVGKPFPGQRIRIVDASGDDVPTGADGEVIIAGPNVMRGYLGRPEATAATVIDGWLHTGDIGHLDSDGYLTLAGRSKDMIIRGGENIYPREIEDVLSSDPNVLEAAVIGAPDEKWGEVVVAYVAPHPRATIDPNALQARCARSLAGYKRPTEILVLGSIPKNPVGKIDKAPLRALHSAPNNHRIEKATP; this is encoded by the coding sequence ATGAAACTATCCACGCTGACCGACCGCCGTGCCGAACACGATCCGCACGGACCCGCCGTGTCCGACGCCCGCCACACACTGACGAATGCGCAGTTGCACGACTGCGTTATTGCTGCGGCAAACCAATTGCGTGACAAGGGGATCGGTGCCGGAGACGTGGTGGCCGTTCAGTTACGCAACCGCGTCGAGTTCGTGGTGCTGCTGTTCGCGGCCTGGCGGCTGGGCGCCGCGATTACACCAGTCAACCCGAGCCTCACCGACGATGAGGTCAATCGCCAGCTCATCGACTCCGCGACACGACTTCTGGTGACGGACGACGACATCACCACCAACACCGAGGTACCCACCCTGGCCGTCGCTGAGCTCGCCACTGCGACTGTGGGGGCAGATCAGACACCACACGAAGATGTCTCGGCGCTGGCGCTGCTGATCTACACCAGTGGCACCACGGGCACACCCAAGGGCGTGATGCTCGACCACGCCAACCTCGACGCAATGGCACAGATGGGCCGCGAAGCCCTGTTCATCGGGCCGACCGACCGATGCCTGCTGATCCTCCCGCTGTTTCATGTCAACGGCATTGTTGTCAGTGTGCTCACGCCACTGATGGCTGGAGCCAGCGTCATCATCGCCGACCGCTTCGCGCCCCACGCCTTCTTCGCGGTGATCGAACGCGAGCGGCCCACCTATTTCAGCGCGGTGCCCACCATCTACACCATGCTGGCAGCCCTGCCGGACAACGTCATTCCGGACACGTCGTCGGTGCGGTTTGCGATTTGCGGCGCGGCGCCGGCGCCGGCAGAGTTGTTGAGCCGCTTCGAATCCCGATGCGGGTTCCCGCTCATCGAGGGCTACGGACTTTCCGAAGGCACCTGCGCCTCCACCATCAACCCGATCGACGGTCCGCGTCGCGCGGGCACGGTGGGCAAGCCGTTCCCCGGCCAACGGATTCGGATCGTCGACGCCAGCGGCGACGACGTGCCCACGGGCGCTGATGGCGAGGTCATTATCGCCGGACCCAACGTCATGCGCGGCTACCTGGGGCGCCCCGAGGCCACGGCCGCCACTGTCATTGACGGCTGGCTGCACACCGGCGACATCGGTCACCTCGACAGTGACGGGTATCTGACCCTGGCTGGACGTTCCAAAGACATGATCATCCGCGGCGGTGAGAACATCTATCCCCGAGAGATCGAAGACGTGCTGTCCAGCGACCCCAATGTGCTGGAAGCCGCGGTCATCGGGGCACCCGATGAGAAATGGGGCGAAGTAGTGGTCGCCTATGTCGCCCCACACCCACGAGCCACCATCGACCCCAACGCACTACAGGCCCGCTGCGCGCGCAGTCTCGCCGGCTACAAACGTCCCACCGAAATCCTCGTCTTGGGGAGCATCCCCAAAAACCCTGTCGGCAAAATCGACAAGGCCCCCTTACGCGCCCTCCACTCGGCGCCGAACAACCACCGCATCGAGAAGGCCACCCCATGA
- a CDS encoding GMC oxidoreductase: MTTREGVFDYDWLVIGSGFGGSVSALRLSEKGFRVGVLERGRRYAPQDLPRSAWQADKYTWAPRLGKLGIMRTSMFRHIFFPSQSGVGGGSLVYGGVLYRAKKEFFGDAQWRDLGDWEQRLRPHYDTAEGMLGAAPVPFDSVHQQWIREMGRHFGTEGTVSRAPTGVFFGEPGKTVPDPYFGGAGPDRTGCTRCGACMVGCRVGAVNSLTQNYLWFAERNGVHILPEHQAIDVTPVGNANGSDGYHVTTVHPTGGRRQTYTTRGVVFAGGALGTNELLANCKHRGSLPYLSDRLGELVRTNSESVLTVLLPDDQGSWRDVTASSSVHVDADTHIELLTYGPNADMLSLLYTVLVGDGTRVTRPLKWIAAIVRHPRRWLATLWPLGWSRRMAMLLVMQSRDNAISFRARKRRWGRGYRLSTAANADNPAPTYIDKGNQAARWLAEHTGGIAQSNVLEALGNIPSTAHLLGGAVIGATRAEGVIDANLRVFGYRNMLICDGSAMPANPGVNPALTITALAEYAMAQTPAYIGSDANS; encoded by the coding sequence ATGACCACCCGTGAGGGGGTTTTTGACTACGACTGGCTGGTGATCGGATCTGGTTTTGGTGGCAGCGTTTCAGCTTTACGACTGTCGGAGAAGGGGTTTCGCGTCGGGGTGCTCGAGCGAGGTCGCCGCTACGCTCCGCAGGATCTGCCCAGGTCGGCGTGGCAAGCCGACAAGTACACGTGGGCGCCGAGGCTGGGCAAGCTGGGCATCATGCGCACCTCGATGTTCCGTCATATCTTCTTCCCCTCTCAAAGCGGTGTGGGCGGCGGCAGTCTGGTCTACGGCGGCGTCCTCTATCGCGCAAAGAAAGAGTTCTTCGGTGACGCCCAATGGCGCGACCTCGGCGACTGGGAGCAGCGCCTCAGGCCGCACTACGATACCGCAGAGGGAATGCTTGGCGCGGCTCCTGTCCCGTTCGATTCGGTTCACCAACAATGGATTCGGGAAATGGGCCGGCACTTCGGGACCGAAGGTACCGTCAGCCGCGCACCCACCGGGGTGTTCTTCGGAGAGCCGGGAAAAACAGTGCCCGATCCCTACTTCGGCGGCGCCGGCCCCGACCGCACCGGCTGCACCCGCTGCGGTGCATGCATGGTCGGCTGCCGTGTCGGGGCAGTGAATTCGTTGACCCAGAACTACCTGTGGTTTGCCGAACGCAACGGCGTGCACATCCTGCCCGAGCACCAGGCCATCGACGTGACCCCGGTAGGAAACGCCAACGGCAGCGACGGTTACCACGTCACCACCGTCCATCCAACCGGTGGCCGCCGACAGACCTACACGACACGCGGGGTGGTGTTCGCCGGCGGGGCCTTGGGCACCAACGAACTGCTCGCCAACTGCAAACACCGTGGCTCGTTGCCATACCTGAGTGACCGCCTCGGCGAATTGGTGCGCACCAACAGCGAATCCGTGCTGACCGTGTTGCTGCCCGACGATCAGGGAAGCTGGCGTGATGTCACCGCCAGCAGCAGCGTCCATGTCGATGCCGACACCCACATCGAATTACTCACCTATGGCCCGAACGCCGACATGCTCAGCCTGCTGTACACCGTGCTGGTCGGTGACGGCACCCGCGTGACCCGGCCCCTGAAATGGATTGCCGCCATCGTGCGGCATCCGCGACGCTGGCTGGCGACGCTGTGGCCGCTGGGCTGGAGTCGGCGCATGGCGATGCTGTTGGTAATGCAATCGCGGGACAACGCAATCTCGTTTCGCGCCCGAAAGCGCCGGTGGGGGAGAGGCTATCGGTTGTCCACTGCCGCGAACGCCGACAATCCTGCTCCGACCTACATAGACAAAGGGAACCAAGCCGCGCGCTGGCTGGCCGAGCACACCGGGGGCATTGCCCAGAGCAACGTGCTGGAGGCTCTCGGCAATATCCCCTCCACCGCCCACCTGCTCGGTGGTGCCGTCATCGGCGCCACCCGTGCAGAGGGAGTGATCGATGCGAACCTACGTGTTTTCGGCTATCGCAACATGCTCATCTGCGACGGCTCCGCAATGCCGGCGAACCCCGGAGTCAACCCGGCCCTGACCATCACCGCTCTCGCCGAATACGCGATGGCACAGACCCCCGCGTATATCGGGTCGGACGCGAACTCCTAA
- a CDS encoding enoyl-CoA hydratase/isomerase family protein: MTQQVRGDLVIEDHGRVLIVRVDGGPHSLFGIQIARQLETLVDRVDRDPGVHAVVFTGARPGRFVSHADVRWLQAEGAAVPELGRHSASAALRLARGVDRARVLDTVVQKTPLRGVAQLDRLHATFLKMNASGVIFVAALNGSALGLGAEFAWACDLRIMADGDFFIGQPEVLLGIMPGGGGSQRLTRLIGTHKSLIAILEGKPFTPAQALANGAVDELVAPADVVTRAVEVAEYFGKRTKGSVEAIKRSVYFGGSMSLQEGLHVERTEFLGTDQSPEGQQLMLQYLADTESSGELPLYHDDVYDRALESGTVPALDDVGAGAARK, from the coding sequence ATGACACAGCAAGTACGAGGCGATCTGGTGATCGAGGACCACGGGCGGGTGCTCATCGTCCGGGTAGATGGCGGTCCGCATAGTTTGTTCGGCATCCAAATCGCAAGACAGCTTGAGACATTGGTGGATCGGGTCGACCGCGATCCCGGAGTGCATGCCGTGGTGTTCACGGGTGCACGCCCAGGGCGGTTCGTCAGTCACGCCGATGTGCGATGGTTACAAGCAGAAGGTGCCGCCGTGCCCGAGTTGGGCCGGCACAGCGCGTCGGCCGCCCTGCGTCTGGCCCGCGGCGTGGACCGCGCCCGGGTCTTGGATACCGTTGTGCAGAAAACACCGCTGCGCGGTGTCGCGCAACTGGATCGGCTGCACGCGACGTTCCTGAAGATGAATGCGAGTGGCGTCATTTTTGTCGCCGCCCTCAATGGATCGGCTCTCGGCCTGGGTGCTGAATTTGCGTGGGCCTGCGATCTGCGGATCATGGCAGACGGCGACTTCTTCATCGGCCAACCTGAAGTGCTGCTGGGCATCATGCCCGGCGGCGGTGGCAGCCAGCGTCTGACCCGGCTCATCGGCACACACAAGTCGCTGATCGCCATTTTGGAAGGTAAACCCTTCACTCCCGCACAGGCGTTGGCCAACGGCGCAGTCGACGAACTAGTGGCCCCCGCGGATGTCGTGACGCGGGCGGTCGAGGTCGCCGAGTATTTCGGCAAGCGGACCAAGGGATCGGTCGAGGCGATCAAACGATCGGTTTACTTCGGTGGGTCCATGTCGTTGCAGGAGGGCCTGCACGTCGAGCGCACCGAATTCCTCGGCACCGACCAATCCCCGGAAGGCCAGCAGCTGATGTTGCAGTACCTCGCGGACACCGAATCCTCCGGTGAGCTGCCGCTGTACCACGATGACGTCTACGACCGCGCGCTGGAATCAGGCACGGTGCCCGCGCTCGACGATGTCGGCGCAGGGGCGGCGCGGAAATGA
- a CDS encoding alpha/beta hydrolase has translation MTSAQSFTRQDVSFGSGKDTCAGWLYLPTGVASPPVVILGHGLGATREMRLDAFAERFAQAGIAALAFTYRHFGDSTGQPRQLLSIKRQLADWDAAIAYVTGRRDVDGTRIAVWGSSFGGGHAITVASRHPELKAAVAQCPFTDGLASALALGPVGSLKVLPLVARDYASIVSRREPSMIPLAGAPGTLALMNAPDALPGYQALLPANSTFRNEVAARVAPTIMAYRPGRVAKKIAFPILFCISDIDTVTPPEETERYARSAPRGEIKHYSAGHFEFYLGEPFEQLVTDQTDFLIRHLNPIHVAP, from the coding sequence ATGACCTCGGCACAGTCGTTTACGCGACAGGACGTCTCGTTCGGGTCCGGTAAGGACACCTGCGCCGGGTGGCTCTACCTACCTACGGGTGTGGCCTCACCGCCCGTGGTGATCCTGGGCCATGGCCTGGGCGCCACCCGGGAGATGCGGCTGGACGCCTTCGCGGAGCGTTTCGCGCAGGCCGGCATCGCCGCGTTGGCCTTCACCTACCGGCACTTCGGTGACAGTACGGGTCAACCCCGTCAACTCCTGTCGATCAAGCGCCAACTCGCCGACTGGGATGCGGCGATTGCGTACGTAACGGGACGGCGTGACGTAGACGGCACCCGGATCGCCGTGTGGGGCAGTTCTTTCGGCGGTGGCCATGCCATCACAGTGGCATCCCGTCACCCCGAGCTCAAAGCGGCGGTGGCTCAATGCCCCTTCACCGACGGACTAGCGTCCGCCCTAGCTCTCGGGCCGGTCGGTTCACTCAAAGTGCTGCCGCTGGTCGCCCGTGATTACGCCTCGATCGTGAGCCGGCGGGAGCCTTCGATGATCCCGTTGGCGGGAGCCCCGGGAACTCTGGCCCTGATGAACGCTCCGGATGCGCTGCCCGGCTATCAGGCACTGCTACCCGCGAATTCGACGTTCCGCAACGAGGTCGCTGCTCGCGTGGCACCGACAATCATGGCCTACCGGCCGGGACGGGTCGCGAAGAAGATCGCTTTTCCGATTCTGTTCTGCATCAGCGATATCGACACGGTTACCCCGCCCGAGGAGACTGAACGCTATGCACGGTCAGCGCCCCGTGGCGAGATCAAGCATTACAGTGCAGGCCATTTCGAGTTCTACCTCGGCGAACCGTTCGAGCAGTTGGTCACCGACCAGACCGACTTCCTGATTCGTCACCTGAACCCGATACACGTAGCGCCGTGA
- a CDS encoding HD domain-containing protein, which produces MQVRRLHSGSVTSTNLSQSQHSSSETDPDLVTLPSTALTVAALDLVLRTESPAIANHSVRSFLFARLLAPHIGLVPGRDFDEELLFLSCVLHDVGLSTLAKRNTRFEVDGADRAAEFLSGQGVQAAQVDAVWEAIALHNSYAIAERRGALASLTYQGVAIDFGGTLGLPDTHLAAVSAEIGAVIHAAYPRFDMVTAIIDAVADHAAADPENAPRYTSPGEILRERNELGITYVEELVVKESRWGN; this is translated from the coding sequence ATGCAGGTTCGTCGCCTGCACAGTGGTTCTGTGACATCGACCAATCTTTCGCAATCGCAACATAGTTCGTCCGAAACTGACCCGGATCTGGTTACCTTGCCGAGCACTGCGTTGACAGTGGCTGCCCTGGATTTGGTGCTCCGCACGGAGTCGCCGGCCATAGCCAACCACAGTGTGCGGAGCTTTCTGTTCGCCCGGCTGCTCGCGCCACACATCGGCCTTGTTCCTGGTCGAGACTTCGACGAAGAGCTGCTGTTTCTCTCGTGTGTCTTGCACGATGTCGGGCTGTCGACTCTCGCCAAGAGAAACACCCGCTTCGAGGTCGACGGCGCGGACCGTGCAGCCGAGTTCCTCAGCGGTCAGGGAGTGCAAGCAGCTCAGGTCGATGCCGTCTGGGAAGCCATTGCGCTGCATAACTCCTACGCGATCGCCGAGCGGAGAGGCGCGCTCGCTTCTCTGACATACCAGGGCGTGGCGATCGACTTCGGCGGCACGCTGGGCCTACCCGACACACACCTGGCCGCAGTGTCCGCGGAAATCGGGGCTGTCATCCATGCCGCGTACCCCCGTTTCGACATGGTCACCGCGATCATCGATGCGGTCGCCGATCACGCTGCCGCTGATCCTGAGAATGCTCCGCGCTACACATCACCCGGCGAGATTCTGCGCGAACGAAATGAATTGGGCATCACCTACGTTGAGGAACTCGTTGTCAAGGAGTCGCGCTGGGGCAACTGA
- a CDS encoding SDR family NAD(P)-dependent oxidoreductase, translating to MTHARQSTYSLDGKVVFLTGAGGGLGAATAALLTHRGAQVALADIDVSAVERTARTLPPGQILPVDCDVTAIDSVYAAVRKVEDQFGRIDVAIANAGLMGRGGTFRSLTADEVNRVLSVNVAGVLNTVSATIESIIQNRGQIALVSSVFAYLNGAGAMPYAMSKAAVEQAGRALAVELAGHGATAMTAYFSLIETGMIQHGIDEDPHVQALMSAMPKFILKRIQPTTAAAVIVNGLERRRRTVSAPARWLPVSALRGVLGPVVDGRLARDIGVQRALSELDTRRGR from the coding sequence ATGACTCATGCGCGGCAGTCGACCTACTCGCTGGACGGCAAGGTCGTGTTCCTCACCGGTGCGGGTGGCGGGCTCGGCGCGGCGACTGCGGCATTACTGACTCACCGCGGCGCACAGGTTGCCCTCGCCGACATCGACGTAAGTGCCGTAGAGCGAACGGCTCGAACACTGCCACCGGGACAGATCCTACCCGTGGACTGCGACGTCACGGCAATCGACTCCGTATACGCCGCAGTCCGCAAAGTCGAGGACCAGTTCGGGCGCATCGACGTGGCCATCGCCAACGCGGGCCTGATGGGACGTGGTGGGACATTCCGCTCCCTGACGGCCGATGAGGTCAACCGCGTGCTGTCGGTCAACGTGGCCGGCGTCCTGAACACGGTGTCGGCGACCATTGAATCAATCATTCAAAATCGCGGCCAGATCGCTTTGGTCAGTTCGGTTTTCGCCTACCTCAATGGCGCGGGAGCCATGCCGTATGCGATGAGCAAAGCGGCGGTCGAGCAAGCCGGTCGCGCGCTCGCCGTCGAACTGGCCGGCCACGGCGCAACAGCGATGACCGCATACTTTTCGCTCATCGAGACCGGCATGATCCAGCACGGCATCGACGAAGACCCGCACGTGCAAGCTCTGATGTCGGCGATGCCGAAGTTCATTCTCAAACGCATCCAGCCGACCACCGCGGCGGCAGTCATCGTCAACGGCCTCGAACGACGCCGACGCACCGTATCCGCACCAGCGCGCTGGCTCCCGGTATCGGCATTGCGCGGCGTCCTCGGCCCCGTGGTCGATGGACGACTGGCACGTGACATCGGCGTACAACGCGCACTTTCTGAACTCGATACACGGCGGGGGCGGTGA
- a CDS encoding Rid family hydrolase has translation MPQLQFFDTPGYGEIARANYSYSQALRIGDRVEISGQGGWDEDQTFSVESVEAEIEKAFDNVERTLATAGATWHDVVNVHTYHVPSQDDAIGGDHMTAVVEQFRKRAGEHLPLWTALGVKALGLPEMHIEIEVVAIIGSGGR, from the coding sequence ATGCCCCAGCTCCAATTCTTCGATACTCCAGGCTATGGGGAAATCGCCCGTGCCAACTACAGCTACAGCCAAGCTCTTCGGATCGGTGATCGCGTTGAGATCTCCGGTCAGGGCGGTTGGGACGAGGACCAGACCTTCTCGGTCGAGTCTGTGGAAGCAGAGATCGAGAAGGCCTTCGACAACGTCGAGAGAACCCTCGCAACGGCAGGTGCCACCTGGCATGACGTCGTGAACGTCCACACATATCACGTCCCGTCGCAGGACGACGCGATTGGTGGCGATCACATGACGGCCGTCGTTGAGCAGTTCCGCAAGCGGGCCGGCGAACACCTGCCTTTGTGGACCGCGCTGGGAGTCAAAGCTCTGGGCCTGCCTGAAATGCACATCGAAATCGAAGTCGTAGCCATCATCGGTTCCGGCGGCAGGTAG
- a CDS encoding alpha/beta fold hydrolase — MLTWKDTPTKTIDVNGVPFAYRELGVESEVPVVFLHHFTAVLDDWDPRVIDGIAAHHRVIAFDNRGVGATGSVVPDNIDQMADDAIAFIRALGLTKVDLIGFSLGGAVAQVAALEAPDLVRRMILAGTGPRGGGGIDAMRKIVAVAYTKAFLTRKDPREYLFFPRTAEGKRAASDYFARLQERTFDRDTKVSMQARLAQLKAIVNGGKATPDDLSRITVPVLVANGDDDLMVASSLSADMARRIPNAELKIYPNSGHGGIFQHHATFVPDALEFLAD, encoded by the coding sequence ATGCTCACCTGGAAAGACACCCCCACCAAGACAATCGACGTCAACGGAGTGCCGTTCGCATACCGCGAACTCGGCGTCGAATCCGAAGTGCCTGTGGTGTTCCTGCATCACTTCACCGCCGTGCTCGACGACTGGGACCCGCGAGTGATCGACGGCATCGCGGCACACCACCGCGTCATCGCCTTCGACAACCGGGGCGTTGGGGCCACCGGATCGGTAGTACCGGACAACATCGACCAGATGGCCGACGACGCGATAGCGTTCATCCGAGCCCTCGGCCTGACAAAGGTCGATCTGATCGGGTTCTCCCTCGGTGGGGCCGTCGCACAGGTGGCGGCGCTCGAGGCGCCTGACCTGGTTCGGCGAATGATTTTGGCGGGCACCGGACCTCGCGGTGGCGGCGGCATCGACGCGATGCGCAAAATTGTCGCCGTCGCCTACACCAAGGCCTTCCTGACGCGGAAAGATCCCCGCGAGTACCTGTTCTTTCCCCGTACTGCGGAGGGTAAACGCGCCGCCTCGGACTACTTCGCCCGCTTGCAGGAGCGAACCTTCGATAGGGACACGAAGGTCTCGATGCAGGCGCGGCTGGCGCAGCTCAAAGCGATCGTGAACGGCGGCAAGGCCACACCCGACGACCTGTCGCGGATCACGGTGCCCGTCCTGGTTGCCAACGGCGATGACGACCTCATGGTTGCGAGCAGCTTGTCGGCGGACATGGCGCGGCGAATTCCCAACGCGGAGTTGAAGATCTACCCGAATTCGGGGCACGGCGGGATATTCCAGCATCACGCCACCTTCGTTCCTGACGCTCTCGAGTTTCTCGCTGACTGA